Sequence from the Rhizobium brockwellii genome:
GGCGACGGTGGTCATGTAAAGCGCCCCGATGAAGCAGCCCTGACTGAAGGTCTGGCAGGCGATCATCGCAAGGCTGGACGGATGGAAGATGGAACGCCATTGCTGCCGTGAAATACCCCCTTCGAGGAAAAGGCAGGGGATCAGCAGGAACAGGCCACCGAACAACGATCGCCAGGCGATCGCCGTCCATACGTCGGTCGTCAGGAGACGCGAATAGACGCCGCTCGCGCTCCAGGCAAGTGTCGCGGCAACGATGAGAAGCACACCCTTCTCATGCTCGCTGCCTGCGAGGCGTCTGGCCGGATTTTCAATTGTCACGCAGATATTCTCAAAGAAGGAAGTCGAACGCGGGCCATTTGTGCGCCCAGAATTGACATCAGACAAACGAATAGTAGAGATAGCTATCATCGATTTTTTCTATGGCTGGACATGCACGAGCCGATTGAGAGCGACCTGCTGAGAACCTTTCTTGTCGTCGCCGAGACGTCGAACTTCTCCGCGGCCGCTCAGCGCATCGGGCGGACGCAGTCGGCCGTCAGCAGCCAGATCAAGAGGCTGGAGCAGACGATCGGGGAAACGCTGTTCGAGCGCGGCGCCCGCGGCGTGCTGCTCACACGCCAAGGCATACAGCTGGTGCCCTACGCCCGCAGGATCATCGACCTTTTGAACGAGGCCGCCGCGACGATCCGCAGCAAACCGCTGGATGGACCGGTGCGTATCGGAATTCCCGAGGAATACAGCCAGACGGTACTGCCGGCGGCGCTCGCGGCTTTCGCCGTACGCCACCCGGCCGTCGAGGTGACCGTGTCCTGCGATTATACCGTCCGCAACCTGGCCGCCCTCGAGCGGGGCGAACTCGATCTGGCCGTCGTTTTCGATTGGAGCGATGAGACGAAAGGCGAGGTCATCTGCATTGATCCCACAGTCTGGGTGACGTCGATGGTCCACCGGCTGCACGACATCAATCCCCTGCCGATTGCGACCTATCGCAACTCCACCTGGTCGCGCGATTTTGCGCTCCGGTCGCTGGAGCAGATCGGCCGCAATTACAGGATCGCCTTCATCGCCGATACCGGCTCGGGGCTGAAGAATGCCGTGATTGCCGGCCTTGCCGTGACTACGCTTTCCCGCAGCAATATACCGCCCGGCTGCCGGGAGCTGACCGCCGAAGACGGTTTCCCGCCGGTCGATTCCTCCAAGGTCGTGCTCCGCCGAAGCACCTACCGTTCCAGCGAGGCCGTTCGGGAACTTGCTGAGATGATACGGGACGCGTTCCAGCCTATACCAGCATCTCCGATGACGTGATGCGGCGGCGCAAGCGGCGCCGGGTGTCCGACGGGCTCTCGGAAAAACTCGCCCGGTAGCTTCTCGCAAAGGCCGACGCCGAGTTGAAGCCGGTCGCGGCGGCGATGTCGGCGAAAGATGCTGTCGTCTCGATCACCTTGCGGCGCGCCGCATTCAGGCGCAGCGCCAGATAGTGCACATGCGGCGGCGCGCCGATGCTCTGCTGGAAGAGATCCTGCAGATGCCGGGCGCTGATTCCCACCCGGCGGGCGAGCCGTGCCAGGACCAGAGGCTGCTCGATATGCTCCTCCATCAGCCGTACTGCCTGCGTCACGCGGGGATCGTGCATGCGCAACCCGGCTGAGGCTGCGGAAAGCGGCTCATCGGCATGAAAGGAAGGCTGCTCGTAACGGAACAGCCGGCTGACCTCCAGCGCCAGGGAATAACCCTGCCTTCGTCGGATCACCTCCAGCATCAGGTCGACGGTCGGAAGCGAACCCGAGGTCGTCAGCCGTTTGCCGTCGATGACGAAACGATCCTTGACGGCTCGCACCTCAGGATAAGCCAGCGCAAAATCCTCGTAGTCCTCCCAGTGGACAGTCGCCGGCAGTCCGTCGAGCAGGCTGGCTTCGGCCAGCAGCCAGGTGCCGGACTCGATGCCGGCAATCACCGTGCGATAGCGGGCGGCCTGGGAGAGCTGCATCTTTAGCGCCGGCGTAGCACTTCGGCGCCAGTTGTAGCTGGCCAGCACGAACAGCGGCGCATCCTCGGTCGTCGCCATGAAAGTGCCTTGCGCGGGCACGGCAATATTGCTGGTGGTCAGAACCGGCGCTCCGTCCGGCGTCAGCAGCCGCCAGCGATAGAGTTCGCTGCCGGAAATGCGATTGGCGCCACGCAGCGGCTCGATGACCGAGGCGATCAGGATCAGGTTCGCGTCCGGCAGGACGAGAAGGTCGATATCGAGCCGTTCCGTCGATCGCTGCAGCAAGATCCCCTCCTGTGAGCTCCGATAATGTATCGATTGCTTCCGAAATTGCAACGCATCGCCATCCATCCTGTCGCGTAATGCGGATAAGACGAGGGAGAACAAAAACATGCCTCTTGCGATGAACCGCGATGTCTTCATCACCTGCGCCGTCACCGGCGCCGGCGACACGGTTTCCAGATCCAGCCACGTGCCGATCACTCCCAAGCAGATCGCCGATTCCGCCATCGACGCGGCAAAGGCCGGTGCTGCGGTCGTTCACTGCCATGTCCGCGATCCGGAAACGGGTGCCGCCAGCCGCCGTAACGATCTCTACAGGGAAGTCACCGACCGCATCCGCTCGGCGGATGTCGACGTCGTCCTCAATCTCACCGCCGGCATGGGCGGGGATCTGATCTTCGGGGATGTCGAGAGTCCCCTTCCCCTCAATCCGAAGGGAACGGACATGGCGGGCGCCACCGAGCGCGTCAGTCATGTCGCCGAATGCCTGCCCGAGATCTGCACGCTCGACTGCGGCACGATGAACTTCAACCTCGGCGACTATGTCATGACCAACACGCCGGCCATGCTGCGGGCGATGGCGAAGAAGATGACCGATCTCGGCGTCCGCCCCGAGATCGAGGCCTTCGACACCGGCCATCTCTGGTTTGCCAAGCAGCTTGCCGAGGAAGGTCTGATCGAAGACCCGGTGCTGATCCAGCTCTGCATGGGCATTCCGTGGGGCGCGCCCGACGATCTCAACACCTTCATGGCGATGGTCAACAACGTGCCTGAGAGCTGGACCTTCTCAGCCTTTTCGATCGGCCGCAACGCCATGGCCTATCCGGCGGCAGCCGTTCTCGCCGGCGGCAACGTGCGCGTCGGCCTGGAGGACAACCTCTTTGTCGGCAAGGGCCAGCTCGCCACCAATGCTGAGCTCGTCGAAAAGGCCGTGCAAGTGGTCGAAGGCATGGGCGCCCGGATCATCGGTCCGGAAGACGTCCGCAAGAAACTCAAACTGACGAAGCGCTGAGGACGGCATGACAGGGATCAACAAGGCAGCATGCATCGGCGGCGGCGTCATCGGCGGCGGATGGATCGCGCGTTTTCTGCTGGCCGGCATCGACGTGAACGTGTTCGATCCGCATCCGGAAGCAAGCCGCATCGTCGGCGAAGTCATCGCCAACGCCGAAAAAGCCTATGCCATGCTGACCGGCGCACCGCTGCCGCCGCGCGGCAGGCTGACCTTCTGCGACACGCTGGAGAAAGCTGTCACCGGCGCCGACTGGATTCAGGAGAGCGTGCCGGAAAGGCTCGATCTCAAGCGTGGCGTGCTGACGCAAATCGATGCCGTGGCACGGCCGGACGCGCTGATCGGCTCTTCCACGTCAGGCCTGCTACCGACCGATCTGCAGCGCGACATGAAGCATCCCGAGCGCCTCTTCGTCGCCCATCCCTATAATCCCGTCTATCTGCTGCCGCTCGTCGAAATCGTCGGCGGCGAGAAGACTTCGGCTGCGACCATCAAGGCAGCGATGGAACGCTTGCCGCCGATCGGCATGAAGGGCGTCCACATCGCCAAGGAAATCGAGGCCTTCGTCGGCGACCGGTTGCTCGAAGCTCTGTGGCGCGAGGCCCTGTGGCTGATCCACGACGATATCTGCACCGTCGAGACGCTTGATGACGTCATCCGCTACTCTTTCGGCCTGCGCTGGGCGCAGATGGGCCTGTTCCAGACCTACCGCATTGCCGGCGGCGAGGCCGGGATGCGCCACTTCCTCGCCCAGTTCGGCCCCTGCCTTGCCTGGCCCTGGACCAAGCTCACCGATGTCGTCGATCTCGACGATGCGCTGATCGAAAAGATCGGCCGGCAATCCGACGAACAGGCGGCCGGCCTGTCGATCCGCGAGCTCGAACGCATCCGCGACGAAAATCTCGTCGGCATCCTGCAGGCTCTCAAGGGCGGCCACGACGGCAAGGGCTGGGGCGCCGGCAAGCTGCTGAAGGACTTCGAGCAATCGCTCTGGGCGCAAGGCGGCAGGGCGACCACGTCTTTCGACCCGTCGAAGCCGCTGCGGCTCGTCGAGACGAAGGTCGGCCCCGCCTGGGTCGACTATAACGGCCATATGACCGAACACCGCTACCTGCAGGTTTTCGGCGATACCTCAGATGCGCTGCTACGCCTCATCGGCGTGGATCTCGCCTATGTCGAGGCGGGTCACAGCTACTACACGGTGGAAACCCACATCCGCCATCTCGGCGAGGCGAAGCTCGGGCAGGCGATCCATTCGACCTGCCGGATCCTTGATGTCGACGACAAGCGGCTGCACGTCTTCCACACGCTCTATGACACGGTGACGGGCGAGGCTCTGGCAACCGCGGAGCACATGTTGCTGCATGTCGACAGCAAGGCCGGCAAGGCCACGCCGGCGCCGGCCGTCATTCTCGACAAGGTCAAGGCGATCGCCGAAGTGCATGCGAGTTT
This genomic interval carries:
- a CDS encoding LysR substrate-binding domain-containing protein, whose product is MHEPIESDLLRTFLVVAETSNFSAAAQRIGRTQSAVSSQIKRLEQTIGETLFERGARGVLLTRQGIQLVPYARRIIDLLNEAAATIRSKPLDGPVRIGIPEEYSQTVLPAALAAFAVRHPAVEVTVSCDYTVRNLAALERGELDLAVVFDWSDETKGEVICIDPTVWVTSMVHRLHDINPLPIATYRNSTWSRDFALRSLEQIGRNYRIAFIADTGSGLKNAVIAGLAVTTLSRSNIPPGCRELTAEDGFPPVDSSKVVLRRSTYRSSEAVRELAEMIRDAFQPIPASPMT
- a CDS encoding GlxA family transcriptional regulator, yielding MDGDALQFRKQSIHYRSSQEGILLQRSTERLDIDLLVLPDANLILIASVIEPLRGANRISGSELYRWRLLTPDGAPVLTTSNIAVPAQGTFMATTEDAPLFVLASYNWRRSATPALKMQLSQAARYRTVIAGIESGTWLLAEASLLDGLPATVHWEDYEDFALAYPEVRAVKDRFVIDGKRLTTSGSLPTVDLMLEVIRRRQGYSLALEVSRLFRYEQPSFHADEPLSAASAGLRMHDPRVTQAVRLMEEHIEQPLVLARLARRVGISARHLQDLFQQSIGAPPHVHYLALRLNAARRKVIETTASFADIAAATGFNSASAFARSYRASFSESPSDTRRRLRRRITSSEMLV
- a CDS encoding 3-keto-5-aminohexanoate cleavage protein; amino-acid sequence: MPLAMNRDVFITCAVTGAGDTVSRSSHVPITPKQIADSAIDAAKAGAAVVHCHVRDPETGAASRRNDLYREVTDRIRSADVDVVLNLTAGMGGDLIFGDVESPLPLNPKGTDMAGATERVSHVAECLPEICTLDCGTMNFNLGDYVMTNTPAMLRAMAKKMTDLGVRPEIEAFDTGHLWFAKQLAEEGLIEDPVLIQLCMGIPWGAPDDLNTFMAMVNNVPESWTFSAFSIGRNAMAYPAAAVLAGGNVRVGLEDNLFVGKGQLATNAELVEKAVQVVEGMGARIIGPEDVRKKLKLTKR
- a CDS encoding carnitine 3-dehydrogenase; the protein is MTGINKAACIGGGVIGGGWIARFLLAGIDVNVFDPHPEASRIVGEVIANAEKAYAMLTGAPLPPRGRLTFCDTLEKAVTGADWIQESVPERLDLKRGVLTQIDAVARPDALIGSSTSGLLPTDLQRDMKHPERLFVAHPYNPVYLLPLVEIVGGEKTSAATIKAAMERLPPIGMKGVHIAKEIEAFVGDRLLEALWREALWLIHDDICTVETLDDVIRYSFGLRWAQMGLFQTYRIAGGEAGMRHFLAQFGPCLAWPWTKLTDVVDLDDALIEKIGRQSDEQAAGLSIRELERIRDENLVGILQALKGGHDGKGWGAGKLLKDFEQSLWAQGGRATTSFDPSKPLRLVETKVGPAWVDYNGHMTEHRYLQVFGDTSDALLRLIGVDLAYVEAGHSYYTVETHIRHLGEAKLGQAIHSTCRILDVDDKRLHVFHTLYDTVTGEALATAEHMLLHVDSKAGKATPAPAVILDKVKAIAEVHASLAAPEGVGRHVGQKR